GGGCGCCGTGTTCACGGGCAACGACGGAGTGCGATCAGCTATCAGCCGCTGGACGCCTCGAGCCGGTTGACGACCGGAGTGGCGGTGATGCCGTGGACGACGATCGAGATGAGGACCACCGCGCCGACCAGCGCCCAGAGGAGGTCGGCGTCGGCGAACACCCCTTCGTTCAATCCGTGTGCGAGGTAGTAGAACGAGCCGATTCCTCGAATGCCGAAGAAAGCGATCGTCAGCCGTTCACCCCGCTCTCCGGCGAATCCGACGAACCCTGCGACGCCGGCGAGCGGTCGAACGAGGAAGACGATAGCCACGGCGGCGATCGCGGCCTCCGTCGTCAGCGGCGAGAGCAGTCCACCGGCGATCGCACCGCCGAAAAACATCATAATGATCCCCATTACCGTCTGCTCGGCCAGTTCGCTGATTTCGTGTAGCGCCTCGTTGTAGTCGTGTGATCGCTCGTAGTTCCGGATCGCCAGCGCCGCGATGAAGACGGCGATAAAGCCGTAGCCGCCGACGAGTTCGGTGAGCCCGAAAACGACGAGGGTTCCGGCGACGGCCTCGAGCCCCTGTACCGACTGGGCGATCTGCGTTTCGGGGTCCGTCCAGAAAATCACGCGCGCGATGATCCAGCCGAGAACGCCGCCGGCGAGGACGCCGACGGTTATCCTGTACACGACGTCGATCAGCAGCCACTCGCCGATCCAGTTTCCGGGCGCGATACCCAGTAACGCGATCGCGATCGCCAGGTTCGTAAACGGGAAGGCGAACCCGTCGTTCAGGCCCGCTTCGGAGGTGAGCGCGAACCGGACTTCGTCCTCCCTGTCCGACTCGTCGGGTGTCGTTTCCTCGTCGTCATCTTCGCCGGGGTCGCCGACCTGTACTTCCGACGCCAGCACGGGATCGGTCGGAGCGATACACGCGCCTAACAGGACCGCCGTGGGAACGAACAGCCCGACGTACCACCAGCCGAGCACCGCAGCACCGGCGATCGATACCGGCATCGTGATCGCCAGCAATCGCCACGTCGATGCCCACTCCCGCAGTCCGGGGACGCGATCGATTTTCAGACCGACCCCCATCAGCGCGACGATCACACCGAACTCCGCGAGTCGTTCGGTCGCGTTCCCCTGCTCGAGCGGATCCGGCGGCGGCAACCCGATCGGGAGGCTAAAGACGATCAGTCCGAACGAGACGAAAAAGAGGGGGAGCGACACCGCCCGATTGGAGACGAATCGCGGCAGTACGGCCACGCCGAACAGCACGGTCCCGATCGCGACGAGACCGATCTCGTACAACTCGAATACCATCGCTGTCTCATCCCTAACCACGACGTCCCGTTTGAGTTCGTTGCCGGCGTTTGCAAAACCAACGTTGATAGCCGGCGCGCCTAATCGGCCACGTATGAATCCGGGTCCGTCCCCAGCGAGTGGAAAAGCGGAGACCTCCACGAGACGGCGACTGCTACGGATGAGCGGTGTCGTCGGTCTGTTCCTCCTGAGTGGCTGTACCGAAGACGTCGGGGAGGAACTCCCGAAGAACACGAAGTGGCCCAGCGCAGCGTTGAAACCCGAGTTGCCGGTCACCGAGCGGACGGACGTCCTCGAGGAACGGATCGAGGCGCTCGCCGACGCGGAGATCACGGACGAGGACGAGTTCGGGGCGACCTTCGACGACTACGCGCTCGAGGTCGAAGCCGTCGAACGCGAGCAGAACGTCCTCTCGATCGAATACGTCAACGCGAAGCAGTACTCGGAGGGGAACCTCCACGATATCGCGCCCATCGCCGGCGCGTTCGCGGCGTTGCTCGACTCCGGCTACGACGTCCTCGGACTCGGGATCACCGTCCTCGACGGCGCGCCAGCGTCGTTCGGGTCGGCGTCGATCGAAGCCGAGTGGGCGGAGGCCTACAACGACGGCGGCCTCTCCGCAAAGGAGTACGGCGAACTGGTCGCAACGACGGTCGAATCGACGCGTCGGCCCCCGGAAGTCGGCGTTTCTCCGCGCGAGTAACCGTTCGCGCCCGCTCGAAACCGGGTTCGGAGTCGTCAACCGCGGATCCACTACCCTCGACCCGTGACCGAACAAGTTCGGCCACGGACGCTTGCTCGTCGCGGTCGAAGGTTCGGATATGACGGCCGAGTTGATCCACCAAACCGCGCGAGAGCAGGAGCGAACGATCGTCACCGTTCGCTGTACTGGCCACGTCCGCGACGCCGTGGGCACCCACGAACTCGAGTTCTCCTTCGCGGGAGACCGACTTCGAGCGTTCCTCGAGGCGTTTTTCGACGAGTACGACGTCGAGGAGATGCTGATCGCCGAAACCGAGGCGGAGGCGACCGCACATGGCTGGGCGCCCGCGCCGGACGAACTGCCCGGCACCTGGCGCAAGAACCCCGAAGGCGAACAGACCAGGGCCTACGCTCGCGTCTGCATCAACGGGCGGTTCAACGAGCACTACGACGGACTCGAGACGGAACTCGAGGACGGGGACCGCGTGGCTCTCATCTACCCGTTCATGTTCTGTTGCTGACGCGGCTTCCGAGCGAGCGGTGCTCTCGCAGACAGTCCGCGGCGGCGCACACCGAGGCGATTCGGGAACCTCGAGACCGAAACCTGCCTACTCGAGCACGACCAGCGTATCGCCCATGTCGACGCTCTGGTCTTCCTCGACGGCGATTTCGGCGACGGTGCCGCCCTTGGCGGCGACGATGTCGTTTTCCATCTTCATCGCCTCGAGGACGACCAGCACGTCGCCGGCGGCGACCTCGTCGCCGACCTCGACCTCGATGTCGAGGATCGTCCCCTGCATCTCGGCGTCGACGGTCTCGCCCTCGCCCTCGAGGTCGGTCTCGCCGCCGCCACCGCCCGCCGGCTCCGGCGGGCTGGCTGCCCCGCCAGTGCCGGCCTCGACGTCGCCGGCCGGAATCGCGGGCGCGCCGTGTTCCTCGAGTTCGACCTCGAAGCGCTTGCCGTTGACCTCGACGGTGAACTCGCGTTCGACGGACTCCTCGTCGTCCCCGCTGGTACCGTCGCCGATGTCGCCACCCCACTGTTCCTGGGCGTCTTCGATGCGGCTCTCGTCGATCTCCTCGTCGAGATACTTCGTGGTGTGGGTGCTCTGGACGAACTCCTCGTCGGTGAGCATCAGACGGTGGAACGGGATGATCGTCGGGATCCCCTCGATCTCGTACTCCCGCAGGGCGCGCAGCGAGCGCTCGATACACTCGTCGCGGTCCTCGCCCCAGACGACCAGCTTCGCGATCATCGAGTCGTAGTCCGTGACGAGCTCGTCGCCCTGGCGCAGGGCGTCGTCCATGCGGACGCCGATGCCGCCGGGCGGATCGTAGGTCTCGAGGGTTCCGCCGGTCGCGGGTGCGAAATCGTTGGCTGCGTTTTCGGCGTTGATCCGGAACTCCATCGCGTGGCCGTCGATGTCGACGTCGTCCTGGTCGAAATCGATCTCCTCACCGGCGGCGATCCGAATCTGGCGCTTGACGATGTCGATGCCCGTGATCTCCTCGGTGACGGTGTGTTCGACCTGGATGCGGGTGTTGACCTCGAGGAAGTAGAAGTTCGCGTCGGGACCGAGCAGTTCGCCCGGCTCGCGCTCTTCCTCTTCGACGAGGAACTCGACGGTGCCGGCGTTGGTGTAGTCGGCCGCGGAGACGCCGCGGCGGGCCGCGTCGCCGATCTGCTCGCGGAGGTCGTCCGAGAGCGCCGCCGACGGTCCCTCCTCGATAACCTTCTGGTGACGCCGCTGGAGCGAACAGTCGCGCTCGCCCAGGTGGCGCACGTTGCCGTGGTGGTCGGCGACGATCTGAACTTCGATGTGGCGCGGCTGCTCGAGGTAGCGCTCGAGGTAGACCGAGTCGTTGTCGAAGTAGGCCTCGCCCTCGCGCTGGGCGCTCTCGAGTTGATCCTCGGCCTCGCTTTCGTCCCAGACGACCTTCATTCCGCGGCCGCCGCCGCCGCCTTCGGCCTTGATGGCGATCGGGTAGCCGTGTTTCTCGCCGAACTCTTTGACCTCCTCGGTGTCGGTGACGGGGTCGGTGGTCCCGGGAACGATAGGGACGTCGGCCTCGCTCATGATCGTGCGGGCCTTGGTCTTCTCGCCCAGCGACTCCATCGCCGAACTCGAGGGGCCGATCCAGGTGATCCCTTCCGCGTCCTCGACCTTGCTCGCGAACTCGGCGTTCTCGGCGAGGAAGCCGTAGCCGGGGTGGATGGCGTCCGCGTCCGCCCGCTGTGCGGCGTCGATGACGGCCTCGTGATCGAGATACGAGTCCGCCGCTCGGGCGGGGCCGACGTTGTACGCCTCGTCGGCGTAGCGGACGTGCCCCGAATCCGCGTCGGCATCGGAGTAGATCGCGACGGTTCCGACGTTTAACTCCTTACACGCGCGCATTACTCGGACAGCGATTTCCCCGCGGTTCGCCACGAGAACCTTCCTAAACATTCCTGTGAAAACACACGCGAGGCCACTACCTTACTTTTTCGCAACGGGTCCATCACGGATGGATATCTCGACAGTGATAGCGCGGGGGGCCCTCTCGGAGCAGGGAACAGAAACCGGCGGTAGGGCACGGCGTTCGTCTCGTCCGAAAGGGCGTGGACGAGGGTGGCCGAAGACGAGATGGCGGACGTGGATTGCTCGTTCCCGGGAGACGAGCAGTCGACGGGCCGGAGCGACGCGCAGTGCCGGTCGTGACGTGAAAAGCGCCGTAAACCGGCATCTCCACTTTGCCGTCACGCAATAAAAACACAGCGGTCGGCGATCCCCGTGCAGACGCTACAGTCGTCGGTCGCGAAGCGCCGGAAACTCCTCGCGAACCCGCTCGAGCGAGCCGAGATCGATCTCGGCCAGCACCAGCGACGGCTCGTCGCCGCTCGAGGCGAGCGTGGTCCCCCACGGGTCGTAGACGGTCGATCGGCCGAGCAGCGTCGCGTCGGCGCTCTCGAAGCGACCGGAGCCGTTGATCGTCGCCACGAAACACTGATTTTCGATCGCGCGCGCTCGAGAGAGCGTTTGCCAGTGTTCGATGCGCGGATAGGGCCACGCGCTCGGAACGAGCACCAGTTCCGCGCCGGCGTCGATCAGTTCGCGGTAGAGTTCCGGAAACCGCAGATCGTAACATGTCGTCGCGCCCACGGTGACGCCGCCGACGGTCGTCGTCTCGACGCGCTCGCCGGGAACGAGCAGTTCCGCCTCCGCGGACTGATAGCCAAAGAGGTGGTGTTTCCGGTACACGAGCTGTAACTCGCCGGTCGCATCGAACAGCGCGGCCGTGTTCGCGAGCCCCGCTTCGGCGGGCGTTGCGACGCTATCGGTGGCTGCGAGGTCTTCGACGATGCTCCCCGCGAGGACGGCGATATCGTGCTCGGCAGCCGCCGCTCGAATCCGGGAGAACGTTTCCCCCTCGAAGGGCTCGGCGTGGCGCTCGTAGCTGTCGAACGCGAAGTAGCCGACGTTAAACAGTTCGGGAAGGGCGACGAGATCCGCGCCGCGCGAGGCCGCACGCGTTATCGCCTCGAGTGCGCGCTCGACGTTCGCGTCGATTTCGGTGGCTTCGACCCGGATCTGGGCGAGCGCGAGCGCCAGCGTGTCGCCGGTTGGTGGTGGATGCATGGTTACTCGGATCGGGTCGACTGCAAGTCGTCCTCGAGGGCGCGACGGAGGTTCTCGAGTTCCCCGTCTAGGTTGCGCTTGAAGAACTTTTCGACGCCGGGGAGTTTCCCGTCGACGAGAAAGTGATTCTCGAGACGCGTGCCGTCGTCGGTCTCGACGATCGCGTGTTCGCCGGTGACCGTCATCACCTTCGATTTTCCGACGAATTTGACGAACTCCGGGGGCTCGCGCGTGACGTCCTCGGTTTCGACGGCGACCGTTTTGCGTACGAGCGGAATCGGCAGTTCGACGTGCCAGGTTACCCGCCGACCGTCCGGATCGTTGACGGTGTACTCCTGGACGACGCTGATTGCTCGCGCACGGTTCTCCGGATCGGCGATAAACTCCCAGACGCGTTCGGGTGGTGCCGACAGTTCGAACGACCGGTCGACCCGTACAGTCATGGCCCTAACTGAGGGCGTCTGCGATAAAAAGACCGCGGCACGGATCCGGTCACCGAGGTCACGTTCGGCCGGATTAGCTAACCGTGACTTTCCACGTGGTCGAGCGAGCGCGGCCCCACTTCTCGATATCGACCTCGTCCGATTTCTCCGCGAGATGGGGGAGCCGAGAGCCTACCTGTTTCGACGAGAGTCCGATCGCGTTCGCGATATTTTTCGCCCGAAAGTACTGTTCACCTCGGGCGGCACTCTCACGGAGGTACGAGAGAATTCGCTGCTCTTCGTCGGAATAGTCGGTCATCGTCCGTACCTGTCCATAGGGCGTCGTCGCTCTTAACTGTTAGCGGATACTCTCAGCCCGATCATCGGGTGTATTCGAACGGCTCGAGGTCGGCATCGCGGCTTTCGTCGTCTATCAGTCCCAGTAGAGGTGGATGCTGACGACCGCCAGCGAGCTAAAGAGCATCGCTGCTGCAAAACCCCACGCAGCGGTCATATCCGGCGCGCCGGTGAACATCAACAGTGCACCGATCGCCGCGACTGCGCCGAGGGCAAGCGCTAGTCCAACACCCATATCCGTCGTCGACTCGGATTCCGTGGCCATGCTCCGGGGTTGTGTATGGGGTCTCTTAATTGCATCCATTGACGGTCAAAACAGCGGGCTCGTCGGAGTCGAACGGAAGCGATTCGCGAAAATCGGTCGGCTGCGTAGCGCCGAGGATCGGCTTAAAACCGGTCCGTTCGCCCAGAAGCCGACCACGGATCGGTCGGACTCTCGCGTGGAACGCGAACGGTTCGGTGTTGTTGCGCCCGAACGCGGCCGGCGAACGACCAGCGCTTTCCGTCCCACGTCTCCTCGCCGCTTGCGGCCGCCGCGGCGACCGCGAGCGCGTGGTCGTGGAGGTGAGCGCCGATAGCCGTCACGATTGCGGCCGCCTCCTCGGCGTCGGCGTCGTCGGGAAGGGTGAGTTCGACATCCGAGAGGGCGTCGGCCTCGAGTACGATCGGGTCGTCGCGGTCCGACTGTGACTCTCGGTTCGACTCGCCGTCGTCACGACCGCCGCCGATATCGGCGTTCGACTGTTGCTGAGAGGTCATCTGGGTCACTTACAGCGGGATGTTCCCGTGTTTCTTGTCCGGGTTCTGTTTGCGCTTCGTCTCGAGCATCTCGAGGTCGTCGATCAGCCGCGGACGCGTCTCAGTCGGGACGATGACGTCGTCCAGGAACCCTTTGTCCGTTGCGGTGTAGGGGTTGGCGAACTCCTCGCGGTACTCCTCGATGAGTTCGTCCCGCAGTTCGTCGGGGTTGTCGGATTCGGCGAGTTCATTGCGATAGAGGATGTTGACCGCGCCCTGTGGCCCCATGACGGCGATTTCCGCGGTCGGCCACGCGTAGTTGACGTCCGCGCCGAGGTTCTTCGAGGCCATGACGCAGTAGGCACCGCCGTAGGCTTTCCGAGTGATGACCGTCAGCAGCGGAACGGTCGCTTCCGCGTACGCGTAGAGTAACTTCGCGCCGTGTCGAATAATGCCTCGGTGTTCCTGATCCGTCCCGGGCATGTAGCCGGGCACGTCGACGAACGTGACGATCGGGATGTTGAAGGAATCACAGAAGCGGACGAATCGCGACCCCTTCATCGAAGCGTCGACGGTGAGCGTACCGGCGTTCACTCGAGGCTGGTTCGCGACGAGTCCGACCGAGCGGCCGTCCAGTCGGCCGAAGCCGACGACGACGTTTTTCGCGAAGTTGTCCGCGACCTCGAAAAAGGAGCCCTCGTCGACGACGCTGTCGATGACGTCGGTCATGTCGTAGGGTTTCTGCGGGCTCGGAGGAACGATGCTCTTGAGTTCCTCGTCCCGACGATCCGGATCGTCCCACGGCTCGACGCGCGGCGGGTCCTCGACGTTGTTCTGTGGAAGATACGAGAGCAGTCGCTTGATGTCGTCGAGGGCCTGTTCTTCGCTTTCACAGGCGAACTGGGCGACGCCGGTCTTGCCGGCGTGGGTCATTGCGCCGCCGAGTTCCTCGTGGGTGACCTCCTCACCGGTGACGGTCTTGGTGACGCCGGGGCCGGTGATGTACATGTGGCTGGTGTCTTTGACCATGAAGATGAAGTCCGTGATCGACGGCGAGTAGACCGCGCCACCCGCACACGGACCCATGATCGAGGAAATCTGCGGAACCACGCCGCTGGCTTCCTGATTTCGTCGAAAGATTTCGGTGAAACCGGCGAGGCTCTTGACGCCCTCCTGAATGCGGGCCCCGGCGGAGTCGTTGAGTCCGACGACGGGAGCGCCGACTTCCATCGCCATATCCATGACCTTACAGATCTTCTCGGCGAAGACCTCGCCGAGCGAACCGCCGAAAACGGTGAAATCGTGTGCGAAAACGAAGACGGTACGGCCGTTGACCTCACCGTATCCCGTGACGACGCCGTCGCCCGGGACCTTCTTTTCTTCCATGCCGAACTGACTCGTCTGGTGGGTTCGAAGCTGATCGAACTCCGTGAAGGTTCCCTCGTCGAGGAAGTAGTCGATTCGCTCGCGGGCGGTCATCTTCCCCTTGTCGTGTTGCTTCTCGATTCGGTCCTCGCCGCCGCCGAGGCGGGCCTCCTCGCGCAACTCCTCGAGTTCGTTGATCCGATCTTCCATGGTCATTGATGAACCCTCCCGTTCATTGCCCGAGGAAACGGTCACGTCCCTCAAAAACGTTCGGTAACTCGTAGTATTCTCCCGACCCTGGGTATGCGTAACTATGCCACTATCACGCTGACTACGCAATTATGTGACCGGTTTTCGATGGTAATTTTCGTCCATAACCCACTGTTCGAGCAAACATATATATAGGAGTTCTAGCCACTGTCATTCATGGTACGGCAACTCAACCGGCGGCGGGTGCTTGCTGGTATCGGTACGACTGGTGCAATCGGTGTGGCGGGCTGTCTCGATAGTCTCGATCCGGGTGACGACGAAGAGTCGACCGACGAAGACATCGAACCGGCCGGCGTCGACGACGGCTACGAAGTCAAACTCGGGATCCTCGGTGCCGTGACGGGCGACCTCGGTTCGCTCGGTCCACCGATTCGAGACGCTGCTCAACTCCCCGTAACACAACTCGAGAGCGAAGGTGCACCGATCGAGTTAGACGTCCAGGCCGAGGACACGCAGACGGATCCGACGGCGGGGATCAGTGCCGCCGGAAGTCTCGTCAACGCCGGCTATCCGATGGTCAACGGTGCGCTCGCGTCGAACGTTACGAACCAGGTGATGACCAACGAGTTCATTCAGAACGAGGTCGTCGCCTGTTCACCCGCGAGTACCGACGTCGGTCTCACCGATCTCGACGATAACGGCTACTTCTTCCGGACGGCACCGAGCGACCTGCTTCAGGGGGAAGTGCTCGCAGAGGTGGCGACCAGCGACCTCGGTGCCGAATCGACGTCGACGCTGTTCCTCAACGACGACTACGGGCAGGGGCTTGCAGAAGTCTACGTGGACGCGTTCGAGGATGCGGACGGAACCGTAGAAGCGGAGGTCTCGTTCGAACCCGCTCAGGCGTCGTACTCCTCGGTACTCGAGGAGGCGCTCTCCAACGACCCCGACACGCTGATGATCGTCGGCTTCCCCGAGAGCGGGATTCAGCTGTTCAACGATTACTACTCCGGCTGGGACGACAGCGACGTCGACATCCTCGTCACCGACGGACTGGCCGAGGGAAGCCTCCCCGGCGAAGTCGGCAACGACATGGAAAACGTCACCGCGACCGCGCCGAGCGCGGCCGGGCCGGCGGTGGACGCGTTTACCGACCTCTACGAATCCGAGTACGACGCGAGTCCGAGCGTGTTCAACTCGCACGCGTACGACGCGAGCGCAGTCCTGATCCTCGCGAACGTCTCCGCGGGCGAAAACACCGGCTCGGCGATCCGCGACCACATGCGGTCGGTGACCAGCGGCGACGGCGATACGTTCGGCCCCGCCGAACTGACCGAGGCCGTCGAGACGCTCGCCGACGGGGACCCGGTCGTCTACGAAGGCGCATCGAGTTCGGTCGTGTTCGACGACAACGGCGACGTGGAATCCGCAGCCTTCGATATCCTCGAGTTCAACGGCGGCGAGCTCGAGACGAGCGAGACGCGGGAGTTCGGTAACTGACCGCGGCGTCGACGCGACAACTACGCGTTTTTCGAGGCGGATAACCGTGAGCGACGGGTCA
The genomic region above belongs to Natronorubrum halophilum and contains:
- a CDS encoding cation:proton antiporter codes for the protein MVFELYEIGLVAIGTVLFGVAVLPRFVSNRAVSLPLFFVSFGLIVFSLPIGLPPPDPLEQGNATERLAEFGVIVALMGVGLKIDRVPGLREWASTWRLLAITMPVSIAGAAVLGWWYVGLFVPTAVLLGACIAPTDPVLASEVQVGDPGEDDDEETTPDESDREDEVRFALTSEAGLNDGFAFPFTNLAIAIALLGIAPGNWIGEWLLIDVVYRITVGVLAGGVLGWIIARVIFWTDPETQIAQSVQGLEAVAGTLVVFGLTELVGGYGFIAVFIAALAIRNYERSHDYNEALHEISELAEQTVMGIIMMFFGGAIAGGLLSPLTTEAAIAAVAIVFLVRPLAGVAGFVGFAGERGERLTIAFFGIRGIGSFYYLAHGLNEGVFADADLLWALVGAVVLISIVVHGITATPVVNRLEASSG
- a CDS encoding ubiquitin family protein, producing the protein MTAELIHQTAREQERTIVTVRCTGHVRDAVGTHELEFSFAGDRLRAFLEAFFDEYDVEEMLIAETEAEATAHGWAPAPDELPGTWRKNPEGEQTRAYARVCINGRFNEHYDGLETELEDGDRVALIYPFMFCC
- a CDS encoding acetyl-CoA carboxylase biotin carboxylase subunit, which gives rise to MFRKVLVANRGEIAVRVMRACKELNVGTVAIYSDADADSGHVRYADEAYNVGPARAADSYLDHEAVIDAAQRADADAIHPGYGFLAENAEFASKVEDAEGITWIGPSSSAMESLGEKTKARTIMSEADVPIVPGTTDPVTDTEEVKEFGEKHGYPIAIKAEGGGGGRGMKVVWDESEAEDQLESAQREGEAYFDNDSVYLERYLEQPRHIEVQIVADHHGNVRHLGERDCSLQRRHQKVIEEGPSAALSDDLREQIGDAARRGVSAADYTNAGTVEFLVEEEEREPGELLGPDANFYFLEVNTRIQVEHTVTEEITGIDIVKRQIRIAAGEEIDFDQDDVDIDGHAMEFRINAENAANDFAPATGGTLETYDPPGGIGVRMDDALRQGDELVTDYDSMIAKLVVWGEDRDECIERSLRALREYEIEGIPTIIPFHRLMLTDEEFVQSTHTTKYLDEEIDESRIEDAQEQWGGDIGDGTSGDDEESVEREFTVEVNGKRFEVELEEHGAPAIPAGDVEAGTGGAASPPEPAGGGGGETDLEGEGETVDAEMQGTILDIEVEVGDEVAAGDVLVVLEAMKMENDIVAAKGGTVAEIAVEEDQSVDMGDTLVVLE
- a CDS encoding nitrilase-related carbon-nitrogen hydrolase, with translation MHPPPTGDTLALALAQIRVEATEIDANVERALEAITRAASRGADLVALPELFNVGYFAFDSYERHAEPFEGETFSRIRAAAAEHDIAVLAGSIVEDLAATDSVATPAEAGLANTAALFDATGELQLVYRKHHLFGYQSAEAELLVPGERVETTTVGGVTVGATTCYDLRFPELYRELIDAGAELVLVPSAWPYPRIEHWQTLSRARAIENQCFVATINGSGRFESADATLLGRSTVYDPWGTTLASSGDEPSLVLAEIDLGSLERVREEFPALRDRRL
- a CDS encoding SRPBCC family protein translates to MTVRVDRSFELSAPPERVWEFIADPENRARAISVVQEYTVNDPDGRRVTWHVELPIPLVRKTVAVETEDVTREPPEFVKFVGKSKVMTVTGEHAIVETDDGTRLENHFLVDGKLPGVEKFFKRNLDGELENLRRALEDDLQSTRSE
- a CDS encoding DUF7123 family protein — protein: MTDYSDEEQRILSYLRESAARGEQYFRAKNIANAIGLSSKQVGSRLPHLAEKSDEVDIEKWGRARSTTWKVTVS
- a CDS encoding DUF7525 family protein, producing MATESESTTDMGVGLALALGAVAAIGALLMFTGAPDMTAAWGFAAAMLFSSLAVVSIHLYWD
- a CDS encoding acyl-CoA carboxylase subunit beta — protein: MEDRINELEELREEARLGGGEDRIEKQHDKGKMTARERIDYFLDEGTFTEFDQLRTHQTSQFGMEEKKVPGDGVVTGYGEVNGRTVFVFAHDFTVFGGSLGEVFAEKICKVMDMAMEVGAPVVGLNDSAGARIQEGVKSLAGFTEIFRRNQEASGVVPQISSIMGPCAGGAVYSPSITDFIFMVKDTSHMYITGPGVTKTVTGEEVTHEELGGAMTHAGKTGVAQFACESEEQALDDIKRLLSYLPQNNVEDPPRVEPWDDPDRRDEELKSIVPPSPQKPYDMTDVIDSVVDEGSFFEVADNFAKNVVVGFGRLDGRSVGLVANQPRVNAGTLTVDASMKGSRFVRFCDSFNIPIVTFVDVPGYMPGTDQEHRGIIRHGAKLLYAYAEATVPLLTVITRKAYGGAYCVMASKNLGADVNYAWPTAEIAVMGPQGAVNILYRNELAESDNPDELRDELIEEYREEFANPYTATDKGFLDDVIVPTETRPRLIDDLEMLETKRKQNPDKKHGNIPL
- a CDS encoding ABC transporter substrate-binding protein, whose amino-acid sequence is MVRQLNRRRVLAGIGTTGAIGVAGCLDSLDPGDDEESTDEDIEPAGVDDGYEVKLGILGAVTGDLGSLGPPIRDAAQLPVTQLESEGAPIELDVQAEDTQTDPTAGISAAGSLVNAGYPMVNGALASNVTNQVMTNEFIQNEVVACSPASTDVGLTDLDDNGYFFRTAPSDLLQGEVLAEVATSDLGAESTSTLFLNDDYGQGLAEVYVDAFEDADGTVEAEVSFEPAQASYSSVLEEALSNDPDTLMIVGFPESGIQLFNDYYSGWDDSDVDILVTDGLAEGSLPGEVGNDMENVTATAPSAAGPAVDAFTDLYESEYDASPSVFNSHAYDASAVLILANVSAGENTGSAIRDHMRSVTSGDGDTFGPAELTEAVETLADGDPVVYEGASSSVVFDDNGDVESAAFDILEFNGGELETSETREFGN